CCACGGCACCGGACTGGACCGCGACGGCTGCTTTCTGCGGGAGGGGTCCCTGGACCGGGTGTCCGCGCAGTTCGCGCCCGTCGTGGCGGAGCTGGGCACCCGGCTCGGCGACCACTTCGGCCCCGGCCGGCTGCACAGCAGCTACCTCTACGGCAGCATCCCGCGCGGCACCGCCGTCCCCGGCACCTCCGACCTCGATGCGCTGCTCGCCCTGCGTCAGGAGCCCACCGAGGCGGACCGGGCCGCCGCCCGCGCCGTCGAGGACGGCCTCGATGCGGCCTTCCCCCAGGTCAACGGCGTCGGAATCCTGCTGGTCGGTGTGGATCAGGTGCTGAGCGAGCCGGAGCGGTACGACCTGGCGTGGTTCGTCGCCTGTCTGTGCACCCCGCTCAGCGGTCCCGATCTCGCCGCTCGGCTGCCCCGCTACCGCCCCACCTCGCTCCTCGCCCGCGAGACCAACGGCGACCTCTTCCGCGGCCTGCCCGGTCTGCGCGCGAAGGCCGCGGCGGCCACCACGGAAG
This genomic stretch from Streptomyces nigrescens harbors:
- a CDS encoding nucleotidyltransferase, with protein sequence MTHGTGLDRDGCFLREGSLDRVSAQFAPVVAELGTRLGDHFGPGRLHSSYLYGSIPRGTAVPGTSDLDALLALRQEPTEADRAAARAVEDGLDAAFPQVNGVGILLVGVDQVLSEPERYDLAWFVACLCTPLSGPDLAARLPRYRPTSLLARETNGDLFRGLPGLRAKAAAATTEAERTRLTRGVARRLVRTGFTLVMPRWGGWTSDLTESAEVFGRYYPAHAGQMRAAARAARTPAAYPQLLDELLSGLAPWLADEYLAVHGAKAPRP